The DNA sequence TAGGATGGCTATAGGCTAACTATAAGATAAAAATGAGTGTGTTTCTCAAGTTAAGATGCTCTGGTGACACACTTTCCTAGCCTAATCTATTTCAGAAGTGATTTTGTGTGGGAGGGGGTATATcttctgtattactgtatattCCTGATAGGATAGGTGTGAGGTTTAATCAAGCAGACTAACTCAAAGTGTGGGACTCAGACTATATAAGCTCCCACGAGTCCACAAATCTGTAGAGCTTTTTGGGCCCACAAGGTCTTTTTTCCAATTAGAAGTGACCCAGAAGTTTACTGTATTTTTAGTGTGGCCCTCCAAAATCCTGGGGATCAGCAATGTGGCTCTTTTACCTCAAACCTTTGCCCAACTCAACTCACTAGCAAAGGCATCAGTAGATGGAAGGATCAAGTGACAATTGTGAATGATGCAAGGACCATCAGTATCATTCAAGCTGTTGCCTCGCTCCCCAATATATTTCATGCCTTGTAGCCTTTCGTATTGAGACAATGAATGAGATGCAATGTTTCAGCCTTTGTGAAGCAGATTTGCTCAGCTTTACAGTGGTCACCTCAATGCTTCCCGATGGTAGGATCTGAAACCTGACAGGTATGTTCAACTGCTGATCTCTTTGAGCTTTCTACTATACTTGTACACTTCCGTCCTCCCTGCACCCTCCTTTCGGCTAGATGTTTGATTCTCTTGTAGAGACACAGGTATAATGGTGTTGTTTGCGGTGTTTCTGTGAGTGATTTGCTTTTCCAGCAAAAACATGAGGGCTTAGGGCACAAGGAGGTTTTCATGCATGGCTTTCTCCTGACATCTCCTGACAGAGTTATAGCGATGTGTGATAGGAATAATGGAAGAGTTGATGTGATGGGTATCTTCAAATATTTATGTTGCTCTGAAGTGTACAGTTGAACCAGCCGaaaaaaggtgggggggggggagtgcaactaaacattaggaagactttACTAGGTGTTTGACAACGGAGCAAAAAGCACTCCTTCAGAAAAAGCTTTTTCAACAGGAGCTGGATTGGATTGGAGAAGCTCAAGTAATGGATCCCCTGCATCATCAGCATCTTAGACTAGATATATTTCGATTTCCCTTCTAGTTCTGTGATTCTGTGTTAACCATTTATgatcaaaaaacatttttttttttgcagaagctTCTTTGCTTAGTTCCTTTGGTGCCAACGATGAAACTGACTGCAAATGGTTTACCAGCCTTATCTATCTGTAAGCATGATCAGAGACCTGCAAATAGAAAGGGCTCATTATGTACACATGTTCCTATTTTCTCCACATGCTGTGTATGTAATTAACACACATGGAAAACAAACAATACATCCATCAATAAATAATCTGTGAGTTtccaaacaaaaagcaaaatatttcaaaagagaTAAACCCATTACATTAtcaaatgaaaatatattataaataaacaaatcctaATGCATCTATATAGAGTGATAATTTTATAGATAAATCAGAAATACTTGATATTTTGAATATTGTGTGTATAGTATACAATACCACATAAAGTTACTTTGCACTCTGAGTACATCTTATGGTTTGCAAATAGATATTACAAAAGTTACTCCACACATTGGAGAGCAGGCAATTAATATTTTTTGCTATAAACTCTGTGCCAAATTAGTTATATAAACAATTGGAACAAATGgttacaaaatacaaacaagtCCAATAATTGTGTAATAATGAAGGGTACTTTAAAACAAACAGTTGGTTCAGAATTTTTGTGATTAAATGGGTTGCTGTGCGATTTCTGATGTCTAGGGTGTCAAATGGGACAATTGTTAGAGCCCTCATTTATTTGTATTGTGAATAATAAAAGTTGACGTCTTGCTTAAAGAGGTTAATCAATTTTCTTACCCATATGGATAATGTTCTTACATAATACAAACAACCTAAACTGAGGAAATTCATGGGAAATAATATTCTCCAAACTTATTTAAGCTGGATATACTTCACAATTTTCATTTCACAAAAAGATTTAAAACTAATGGAGCCAGTTCAACTCACCAttttcaacaataataataataataataataataataataataataataataataataatttctagaaATCAATCTACCTGTCATGAAActggagagaaaaataaaagcagTCAATAAACCTATATATTAGAATAATACTATTTcagtttcactttttaaaaaacccacatcaATTAAGGAATGGTTACTTGTGAGATTCCATTTGCTCATAAATTTGAATAAAAAGAGACAAATGAGTTAGTTCGGCTATACAAGTGTAATTCTGAAATAACTCCATTGAAGTCAGTGGCCTTGGACTGGTGCAATCAAGTTCATTACTATAGTTACAAGCCAATATGAATCCCGCAGAGTAAAGAGTGCCTGCCATTTAACATAATAGACTCTTAGTGTTACAACCCAGGGAAGCAAATGCTGGTCTTCACATCAAGGCAAATGCAACCCAAAGTTTATAAGGAAgtgctttaaaataaattatggCAGGACTATATATAAATCTTTCTCTTCAACCCAAAAGTAACTAATGCCAGTCAAAAGAATGTTTAATCATTCTGTAAAATTTTGCATTGTGCTCTCTGAAGTAAGAGTACAGTTGCTCTAAAACAGTACTGTTGACAATAGGATGTGGGCGCCCTTTTGATTCATGTAAACACCTCTCTCTTCCATCACTCCTAATGCAATAGAACCCCTTGGTCTGGTTAAAATAAAAATTTGAAGACATAATTCTGGAAGGCAGGTTAAGAAATCTTTCCACTTTTTGCAGTTCAGGAAGAGGGTCCTTGATCAAAGTATTCCCATCTACTATGTGAATTTGATCCAAATGAAAATGTTTCAGCCACCTCTCCATATGGATGTCATACAGGCTCCTCTGGATAGCCTTGTATTTGGTATTAAGTGCTCCATTTTTAATAACAATGTCTTCAAAGAGCTGAACCGGCTTGTGGCTTTCCAGTCTATTGTAGTAGACTTGGGTATAATCAGAGATAACTCTCTCTGTGGGGTCTCTGAGAATAAGCAGCAGTTTAATAGAGCTATTCATATCATGAATCCTTTCGGGAGCCTGTGGCGAGGTAAAATAGCCTGGTGTTTTCTCAATAGTTATTTGATTTTCATATGAAAACGGCATCAGGCTCCTATACCATTCTATTCCTTTCACATAGTTTTCATCCCAGTCAAAAAAGTGAACTTCAGTAGCTGCCACCACAATGTTTGGGTGCACATCCAACATTTCAAGTAAAGCCCTTGTCCCACCTTTACGAACTCCGATAATGATTGTTTGAGGTATTCGCCGGCTTGTCCCAGGAGGTCTCACTTGTGTTGAGTAGTGTTCACTCTTATTGCTGAGCAATAGGACTTGCGACTTCAGGGTCTCCATGAGGGCCCCATTCTCAACTGGAGCACTGTGGGAGCGGGTCAGCAAAAGGTATGCTGACACAAGTAGAAAGGCCATGTGGAGACGGAGAAGCAATCAGTGCAAAGTGCAGTTGTGCTTGGCTGCTGAAACAGTGAGTGTTTTTCCTCTTGGGAAGTCTGCCGGTGGAACTGGGACCAAAGCAGCAATGGGTTTCTTAAGCATCTGAGAATTGGAAGACAGGAGAAAAAAGGCAGTAATTAGCATTCCCTTGCCGATACATCTAAGTCCCATATGAAACCTGTTATCTCTATAGGTCGTGCAATAGGGGGAAAACCAATACAATCAAGGAAACTGTGCTTATCCTCAGGTGAGGAAAGGGAGACTTTTAATGAGTGTCTAAATATTATCACCTCAAGGAAAATATTCCTTTGACTCAAACACAGCAATGACTTGACATGTGTGTATGCACATATGCAAGAAAAATCCCCCAAAAGAGAGTTGTGGGTATGTTTTGGGCTATCAAGGACCCCAAATGTATCAAGCTGTTTTGACAAGGACTCAgaacccatctacactgaccatttaatgcagttagaATGGATACTAGCTTCAAACagcagcagccagacaacaaactcccacaaagccATGTGAAAGTGAGCCCATAATGCATAttagtgttctgtggtttgtgaaATCACCATCCGGTTTCAAACTGGCTCCAAGATTTcttgtgtaatcatctgcacagagtAACCACTTTTTTTATAGGTTAGAAaccacattaaatggtcagtgcagatagGGCACCAGTTTCCTTGAGTGAAATTATCATATATCGGTTCCATCCCTGATTCAAAATATGATTTCTCAATAagtgatacagtgttccctcactacttcgcggttcgctttttgcagattcactgtttcatggttttttgataaactctaaaagaatattataaatcataaaaaaattacaatttacagcctaaggaagggaggaaggagaagcctggtcctggaacctaacccccgtgataagtgagggaacactgtagtgctATAAATATTATTACAATCTCATCTCCCATTTCTAAATAATTTTCTCATTCTAGACCCCTATGAAACCAAGACTGTTTTCTCACATCtgcacattttttatttttatatatttatattatatttgaat is a window from the Anolis carolinensis isolate JA03-04 chromosome 3, rAnoCar3.1.pri, whole genome shotgun sequence genome containing:
- the LOC100560134 gene encoding heparan sulfate glucosamine 3-O-sulfotransferase 1, encoding MAFLLVSAYLLLTRSHSAPVENGALMETLKSQVLLLSNKSEHYSTQVRPPGTSRRIPQTIIIGVRKGGTRALLEMLDVHPNIVVAATEVHFFDWDENYVKGIEWYRSLMPFSYENQITIEKTPGYFTSPQAPERIHDMNSSIKLLLILRDPTERVISDYTQVYYNRLESHKPVQLFEDIVIKNGALNTKYKAIQRSLYDIHMERWLKHFHLDQIHIVDGNTLIKDPLPELQKVERFLNLPSRIMSSNFYFNQTKGFYCIRSDGRERCLHESKGRPHPIVNSTVLEQLYSYFREHNAKFYRMIKHSFDWH